The [Clostridium] colinum genome includes the window TAAGTCTTCTGTAACAATAGGGTCAAGTCCTGCAGAAGGTTCATCTAAAAGAAGTATCTTTTTTGTTGCACATAAAGCTCGAGCTAATAAAACTCTTTGTTGTTGTCCTCCAGATAATTCACGGTAACAACGATTTTTTAAATGTGTAATCCCAAGTTGCTCTAACTTTTCTTCAGCTAAATTCTTTTCTGCCTTGCCATAAAATGGTCTCCATTTTAACTTATTTAAACACCCAGAAAGTACAATTTCAAATACATCTGCCGGAAAATCTCTTTGTATTTGAGTTTGTTGTGGAAGATATCCTATTTCATCTGCCTTTAAATCATCTCCCATAATAATTTTGCCTTTTGAAGGACTTTTTAATTGTAAAAGTCCTTTTATTAAAGTACTCTTTCCGGCACCATTTTCTCCTACAATACAAAAATAATCTCCACTTTCAACTGAAAAATTTAAATCTTGTACTGCAATTTTACCATCATAAGCAAAACTTAAATTTTGTGTTGTAATCAATGCCATATTAGTTCAAAGCCTCACGAAGACTCTCTATATTTTTTTGCATAAGAGACACATAAGTTACTCCATTTTTAAAGTCATCGGCAGATACATTATGACAAGAATGAAGTGTTAATTTTTTTGAATTTGTTGTATCACAGATAGAATCTGCAATTTTTCCATTAGAAAATTCTATTGTAAATACTATAGGTATTTGTTCTTCTTTTACTTTGTCCGCTAAAAATGCCACGGTAGCTGGGCTTGCCTCTGTTTCTGTAGAACAACCACTAAATGCTGCAAAATAATTTAAACCATAATCTTTAGCTAAATAAGCAAATGGAAAACGGTCTCCAAAA containing:
- a CDS encoding metal ABC transporter ATP-binding protein — its product is MALITTQNLSFAYDGKIAVQDLNFSVESGDYFCIVGENGAGKSTLIKGLLQLKSPSKGKIIMGDDLKADEIGYLPQQTQIQRDFPADVFEIVLSGCLNKLKWRPFYGKAEKNLAEEKLEQLGITHLKNRCYRELSGGQQQRVLLARALCATKKILLLDEPSAGLDPIVTEDLYDLIYKINKEQNLTIIMVSHDIQNVLKYSNKVLHLETKQLFFGTVEEYLSSPLGMKYSIGGASND